Part of the Notamacropus eugenii isolate mMacEug1 chromosome 5, mMacEug1.pri_v2, whole genome shotgun sequence genome is shown below.
catccacatccagagaaagaactatggaattggaacatagaatgaagcagaatattttcttttgtgctatgttttgttttgtcttgtctttttctcatggttctccccattcattttaattcctctttgcctcatgactaatgtgaaaatgtgcttaataagaatgtaggtatagaaaccatataagattgcacgccatctcagggagagagggggaaaaaaatctaagacttatggaagtgactgcagaaaactgaaaacaaataaattaataataaaatcctaaaaaaaaaaaatcaattaaatacttaatatatcACAGTGAGAACAGGGTCAAATCCTGAAAATTActgaaaatttttgtttatataatCTGTGACCAGTTGGATTTCATGGCTTTAACAAAAGTTAGCAGAGGACACGTGTTTATTGGCTTGCTTATCCATAATTTATTTAGAATATAAGAACTTGAGAAAAGCTGGACAAAGTAGAATCAGTTTCCCACTTGACCCAGTTATATTTCTGACAGGGATTTTATCAAATATGATAGTTAGCACTTACTATGGCACTTTAAATAAGCAACATCTAtagttatatctatatctataacttaaaaatttataaagtttgcaaagcaataTGAATATCATAATTGCAAAGCAATATAAATTAATAAGCTAAATCACTTTATGTTTGcaaaacagccctgggagatgaAGGACCTTACATGCAAAGCTTTAACATTTCAATAAACCTCCaatctcatcaatgtgggtacTGAATTATAACCCATCCACAGTTTTTATCCAATGTCATTCTTTTCCATGTCTTCCTAGAAATCCTCCACAGGGAGTCTAAGAAAAGTGCTAAAGACTTTGCCCAGGTACCAGTGCACATGGCTTATCTGTCTTGTTAGTCCTTTCTGTCACTGACCACTTTTTTCCAGCCATCAATCTTTTTAATGGCACTTTTTGCACCACATTTAGTAATCTATTTATTATAGCCACCATGCATCTTTTCCACCGCCCAGGGGGTGAGccataattttgattctttggagatggTGATATCCCATgattcattcctttctctcctccctttcatggaTAAACTCCTAGGGAAAAAAACCATCTACACCAGTAGTGACAAACTCAAACAGAAAGTTATCCCTGAGGGCTACCtactgacttagaaaagcacCAACTAACATTAACTACATTGTATGGAATTTTGATTTATTTGGTCAAATATttgccaattatattttaatctggctccCTAGGAGTTTTGTGGGACTGAGTTTGATGTCTCTGgtctacattcaaagcctccaattcttttctcattcattctctacCTTCTGGagcctggcttctgacctcactGAAATTGCTCTTTCCAAACTTGTCCATGATCTATTGTCCAATAGTTAGTaagttgataaatgtttgttaaatgcctactatgtgcccggcactgtgctacgtgctggggatacaaaggaaggtaaaggaCGGTTCCTGTCCAGCCTTTTCTGTACAGTATTTCGCACTGTTGACCACCctctcctcacacacacacacacacacacacacacacacacacacacacacacactcacattcacTTATACTACGCAGAGTAGTATACTATACAGACTAgatcagcagttctcaaactttctgGTCTCCAAAACACTTTGCCATTTGTAACAATTATTGAGGACACCCTCccaaaaacttttattttgtgggatatgtatatgtgtatatgtatatgcaagcacatatatacatgcatatatgtgtgtatggatatatatataacccacatatgtatatacatacattaatcACCCCCCTAAAAAAAgcttttgtgtatttgtgtacatatgtgtgtacacataagaacacatacatatagatacaatACATATGGTCTCTGTTGTTGAGTGTgtgtttgagaaccactgatctcATCGAAATTCCTCTCTTAACGGATAAGGAAAAACATAAGGTCTCAACAAAAGGCCTAAACTAAGCAAGGTGAGTCCATCTTAGAGAGAGAAATGTTAACTATGTCTTGCTGCAAAGCTAACAagtagaaggaggaagaggggtaCAGACTGATGTGTTTATGATATCCTTCAAAGCCCTTTCCAGAGACACAGTAGATCTGGTGTACGGACAAAtctatattttccttcaaaaaaaaaaaaaaaaagagttcttcaTGCTGATTGATTATTAGAGCAGCTACCAGGTCCATGGCAGAGTAACAAGTCCTAGGGGAACAAGAGGGAAAGAAActggtatttctttttttactggGAGATTATCATTTGAGTATCATCATTCTGAGGCATATCATTCTAGCCATTATCCTTCAAAGCAGCACTGGCATCCATGTGCACGCACATGCATGcaaacatgcaaacacacacgtacatacacacacacacgcacacctcTCTACAGGCAGAACAAACAGAAGAGATATAACAGAAAAAAGATTACAGATGCTCCAACAAGGGTGGGGCTCTTCTACCTGTATCCCAACTCCTTCCATCCCCCAGCATTCCTAGGATCTTTAATAAGATTATGTTttgttaaaatttaattttatctgAAGGCCTCCTTTGCAGGAGCATTTGGGTCCTTACTTGAAAGGGCACGCAGGAGGGAAAGAATCCCTGGCCTCCTCCTCATGGCCAAAAATTTCTTGTGAAGGCTACTGAATGGAAGGGGGACCTACCATGTGGTGGGCAGGGGAGATtagggatggaggggagaggaatGCTGCCTGAGATCCATACACCCTCTGCTGATGCAGGGACTTCTTCTTAAACTACAGGGATAAGGACATCTATTTAATTCCCAaagcctttccttccttcccaccctcatTCTATTTTTGCTTGTGCCATACATAATTGTATGCTTCTAAGATGACAGCAATGTATatagcaggagttcttaacctggagcctGAGGACTTTCAAAAAGTGTTATTGAAAAATCAACTTAAAtagattaattaaaataaaatagcaactttaaagaaaatcttttttttatttttttgaggctGGGGTTCCCTATCTCACTCAGGCTGGTCTGTCATTCCTGGGCTCAATCTCACCACTGACTGCCACATGACTTTGGATGACTTCTATGTTTCTGAGCTACTTCAGTTTGTACCTCAGTAGCCCGCCAGGTGACACCCCGCATTAATAATAACCACTACCACTATAGTAACAACACTTGTAGCAAttaaccatgtgccaggcacatgtgctaagtgcttcacaattatcttctcatttgatcctcacaacaactctgtgaaaagAGCTTCTATCATTAATCCCATttaaagatagggaaactgaggcaaagtgacttgtctagggtcacatagctaagaagaaTGAGgctctatttgaactcaggtcttcctgactccaaggccggcattctatccactgcaccatccagcaGGGCCTCACCATATTAGTGCCAGACTTAGTGCAGACACCTCTTAGGCTTAACCTATTACAGACGACAACTCTGCTGCTCAGGAGATCTAACAATTCTGACCTCAATAGTGTCAGGAATTACAGGCACACACCACCATACTTGgtgaattactttttaaaaactgtttgaGAATTATCTAAATATAACCCATTTCCTTTAcgattctatatattttatacatttaaaaacacgGTCTATACATTTCCCCACACTTGCCAAGGggtccaacacacacacacacacacacacacacacacacacacacacacagaacctcAGTTGcatagaatcagaaagaactaaTAACAATTTCATCTACTTATCCCAATAAAAATGGCTATTTTAAACTATTACTGAGATTCCTAATTTCTTTGTACTTCAGTTAAGTCATCTATAAGACTCTGAAGTCccttagaggcagctggtggctcagtgaACCGAGCACCGAGCCTAGagtgagaaagatctgagttcaaaaccagcctcagacactaacttggTGACGCCGAGCaagtctctgtttgcctcagtttcctcaaccttaataaaatggaggtaataaaagcacctatcctgcagagttgttatgaggatcaaatgagaatatttttaaaagtacttagcacaacgcctggcacaaagtaggcgttatataaatgcttatccccttccccttccagcTGTAGATCCATGATCACATAGCAGGTGACAGTCATAAAACAATAACTTGTACACTTTAAAGATAAGGTATATTCAATTCACTTAAGCCCAAACAATTTTTtgatagcttttaaaaaaattaaaatgaatggaaaattaCTATTGCTATCTGCTACATTTTTAGGTGGCTTCATTTCTTTCCTAAGTGCCAATCTTTAAACAAGAATTAAACATTGTATGAAAATTGTCTATTAAACCATATCCAGCTTTTCCCCCCACATactttatttgttattattatttagtttatTAATATTGAAGTgagtaatatttgcaaaatatctGTGTAAAATAGACTGATCTAAAATTTAACTTATTAATAGAATATAAGACCGAAAAAAGTTTAAATAGTATTTCAGATTCCTGATTGACTTTCGCACCATGAGGGGTCATTAGAGTGAATGTTAATGGGAGATTATTGTGACAAGATAAGAGTACAAAAAGAACAGAACAGGATTTGGAGTAAGGGAGACCCCAGGTTCAAGTGTTGTCTCTGACACCAATACCATGGtggtgggcaaatcatttaccctctTGAACTactttcctcacttttaaaatgtgaataagTATTTGCAGTACTTCTATCATCGGATCATGTTGAGGagtgctttgtaaattataaagggctatataaaagttatcatttattattattagcaataataatcATTTCTTGCCTGTGACTAAACAGACCCAGAACGATTTTTAaaattggtcatttttttttaaccgtCTCTATTTTTGCCATGTGTAATTGGCGTTACTACTccaccagaaaagaaaaattgagtgcATACCTTATAGTCATTCATTATTGCTTCGGGTCTATTCATAGCTGGGGAATTAAATTCTCCAACTGGAAGTTTTTTAGTACAAAAACCATATGTGCTCTTTGAATCATTTAAATGACCCTGGGATGAGACAAAGAGCTGCAGAGAAAAACCATGAAAGAGGACACTTAACAAATCCTCTCCCCGCAATGCAGTGTGGAGCCTAAATAATTCAACTGCAACAGAACGCAGAAAtaggcttttaaaaatcattacagCTGGTGCCCAGTCACATGATCTACACGGATTCCACCGTAATAAAGCTAGAATTGTGCGGCACAGACACTGCCAAAGAGCTGGCGTAGGTGTATTATTCACGTCTTTTTTGCTACCCATGGGCTCTCTGTGCATACGGAAAGGATACTTACATAAAGACTGACTTTCCACACAAGTATACACAGTATATATAGCTCCTGAGTACTTTTCCCCCTCTGTCCTCTTGCTTTATAAGCACACAGGAAACTGATGTTCATTTATAAGGTTAATAAGAGGATGGTGCTTAAATCACAGCAACAGTATGTGCTGAGacttcaaaatgatttttttaaaaatacactgcAGAGGGGTTTAGGTGGACTATTCATGGGAAAAGAATGACTCTCAGAATTAGATGTTTAATTCAAATCCAATGCTCATTATACAAAAATGGACCAGGCAACAGAGGTATGTACAATATGCCATACTACTGGGTACACATTTTCATGCCCAATTAAGACTTCTATAACAAACTTACTCTACATATAAACAAGTGACATTGGGTTTACATTCTGACTTTCCCCTCTTACTACCACCAAATTTCATATGTAAAAGGCGAGAGAATAGCATGCATCTAATATAAATTAAGTGGTCTTGTTGCAATTAAACAGCTCTACTCACAATGTTTTTAATTATAATACACAGCATTATAGCACACTACTTTGATGCATCGTTTCGTCAAACGGCTTTGATGTCTTTGTGGTGTGGATTTActtgtttcttattttaaaacataaagttAACTGATTTTAGAAGTCAAATTTAGAAACTCTTCCCTCTTTTGTGTTCTGTACATCAAATCTTAATTTTAgaaaactataatccaacaacACAGCTGCAGAGTACAATATTGAAACATTCCTTCAAAAAAAGTTGgacattttttaaagcatccaATTGCAGAACATTaagttggatttctttttctgtctacaTACGAATCTCCTTTCTGCACTGAAAATGCAACAGCCATTTTAAGAAGCAAAAATGCCAAAGAAGAACTAAAAACCTTAGCCCGAGGAATTTTGCTGTCATCTATCTTATAGTAAAAGCTTACTGTATTCAAAAAGTGGTAATGTATAGCCTTTTGAAGGCTGGAAACAAAACtgtattaacattcattttttggtCTGGCAAGAGAACAGAAATTCCATCTATTTTAACAAAAACATTcatatgaaaggaaaaaataactttcaGACTAAGCAAAAGCCCCAAATGTACCTACCTCAAATTGGAATTCCCCTCATCAGTACTGATTTTAGAGCGAATATAATTCCTGTCTTCTCCAGAATCATCAGCTTGCCTTCTCACTCCAGCAGAGGGTTCCTGAAAAGGATAACACAATAAGACACCGAGTCATCAAGTTTCTTTCTTCAGAAAACCTAGCATTATGAAACCTCTCATTTGTGGATTTGCCTTGCTTGAGTATACATGAAGTCAATAATGTTGCATGGACTCTTGAACTGACTTGGCTTAAAATGTAGTAGTGTGCCATGTGACTTTCCCATCCAGTTTTACAACCTACTTCCCTCAAATAAATGAATACCTCCTCTTCCACCCCCACTCACAGTCCTATTCTGttctacaagaaaaataaaatccacatGGAAAGTCGACAAACTTTTacaactcaaatggcaaaaacaaGAAACCACAACATGCTAAAACTTACTTGAGGGGTTTTTTCGCTTTGTTTAATTTTGTTATGTTGTTCAGCATTTTAATGAAGACAATTCATAGCTAAGGCTTTTCACATTTCATGGCCACTATTTACAGCTCTCTCCAGATTTAGAAAGCATGAAATTCTTAGAGGTCAGCCTCAACTGTTTTGCAAGTTGAATTCAGTTTTATACTCAAATGGCACTATCTTAGAAACAATACTCTCTCAGTCAATGCGCTTCCGCCTAGTACCAAGATTCAGTGAATTACAGTTTCCTTTAAATAAGCATGCTGAATATTGGCATTAAATTGACCAATCGTGTTAAGCACCAACTACAACTCTGGTACTCCCCCAAATTTGAAGTTTATTATTTTGAATCAAATAAGGCATAAAGTCTAATGAATCCTCAATAAACATTCTTGATAGACTCCAAAGAAGTTACTTAGACTGTATTTAATTCAATAGGTAGTTTTTGGGGTGGATATGCTTTTTAAGGAAACAATGCTTCATTCAGACTAAACTCTCTTACTACTGAAAGTGGAGCCACctattatttaattattcttaTCTACAAGGGTAACTTTTTATTGTCAAGACAatacttgaaaataaaaatacagagaaagaaaagtaccattttaaaaaggaaaagaaaaagaaaaatgttacacAAATGCAAGCTTTGgttatattttaaagtattttgacCTTCAGCCTTAAAAGGaactatttctttattctttcagtGAGTATGTGTGTTTGCGTGCATGCATGTACATTCCCACCACTGCAATACCTTCCAGTTAGTTTTTCTTCCAGCACAACAAAGGAGGAGAATGAATCAAAAGACTGGAATAAGAGAAAAGTGGCTACAAAGGTACTAATAGGATGAGGATATTAAAAATTATAGCACCTGGAAATATGTATACCTCTAAGTCCTCACTGTTTCCTTTATATGAAAGTCCATTTCACAGGTATTGATACTAATAAAAACTATTTGTATgaaacatgattaatatggaaatgttttgcatgactacacatgtataacctatctcAATGAGGGAggttggggaggaaggaatggagagaatttggaactcacagtttaagaaaaatgttaaaaattgtttcaacatgcaactgggaaaaaataaaatattaaataaatttaaaaaaacaaaacaatgtgcACAACAGCAAAATATTTAGATGTCTGTGTACATGAAAATAAACTGAAACTGAAGTTGGTTTTCAAatctaatttcatttatttcaatttaaGAATCAAATGGtttgggttttgggttttttttctttttacctgtttataATGTTCAGTAGAGGGTGACGACCTGGATCTTTCATGTATATACTGGGGTTTGTCGTGTTGCTCAAGACTAGCATCCAGAATATCGTCCGCTGAATGATATCTCCCAGAACTCCTTGCTTCCAAAGGCTTTCTTTGCTCTTTCCAGGAAGCCTGATACTCTGCAAAGGTTCCCAGTCTCTGAGGTTGTTCAGATTTTCCCACCTTTTCAACTTTACTACTGCTGTAATTCAAGTCCTCTCCAAAAGAAGAAGTCCGTGTCCTTTTCTGATACCACTGTTCTCCTCCCACATGTCCGTAACTTTTTCTACCTGGTCTATCAATTTGTTCTTTTGGCAAGCCATAAATGGCTTGTCTTTGGCCAGGCCTATGATGGGAGGGCTTGCTCGTTTCCTCGAAAAACTTCCACCGATCAGCAAATGAGCCCATGGCTTCCCCTGATGTGTTGGGATAATGGCAGGGATTATGGTAGTCTCCTGAAATTCCCacctcatttattttctctggttCAGAGTAAGATTTCAGTTTTTGTTCTGCTGTGaatctcttcctgcctccaatgCGGGGGACATGTTGCATGCCATTCCCAGATGTAGATGCCCTGGCCTGGCTTCCATCAAAGAAATGGGAGGCACTGTCAGAATCCAGTGTCAACAATGAGGAAGAACTGTAACCGTTAGCCTTACGTTCAGGCGATGACTTTGAGTAATGGTCAGTGGAGCTGGGCTCTAAGTCTCGCCGTTTAAAAGAAGTAGCTCTCAGAACTCTGGCTTGTGCTTCTTTTAAGTGGTCTTTGTACGTATTATTGAAAGACCCCTCTGAGGTTGTATTGAAATTCTCACCTGTCTCTGTTTTCCAGCCGTCAGTACACTCTTCTTCTTCGTTTGTCCCGGTCAAAGTAGCTGTGCTTCGGCTTTTCTGAAGTTTGGCTCGTCTCAACTGAATCTCATTTCGAAGGGTTGTTGCAAATCGGTCACTCCTTCGTGCTGGTTTACCTACTTGTGCATCAAATGGTAGTGGTTTCTCTATACTAGCATCCTGACTGTTTTCAGACCTGTTTTTCCCTTCTTGGGCTAAGGAATGCAACATGGGGGTTTTCTGTGGAGAGATTTTGCTACTTTCTTCTTCACCCCACTTAAAGTCTTCTGCAACTCTCTTTTGGTTCGCTTTCTCAAGGTGGCTGAATTTCTGAGGCTCATCTTCACCAGTGGACCAGCCATCCCCACCTCTATCCATGGGGTAAGAATTGTTCCTCTCGCTGAAATCTATAGAAGACTCATCACAGTGAGGTAGATGGCATTTGGTTTTTTGGCCCATCATGTTTATGGCAAGATTTTCATGTGGTCCAAAGGACACATCAGTCCCAATCCCAGACCTCCAATATTCATCTTTGAGGAGTTGTGGTTGGCTGCTTCCCTGAGCTGCTTGTTTTTTTGTTATGCAGTAGTAACGAGACTGTCCAGTGTTCTCCATCCTCTGGTCAGCAGCACTATTAATGGAAGCAGGGGCACTCAACAGCCTAACTTGGGCAGGATTACAGGTCTGGATGTGGTCAGCAGGCAGCTCTTGGTGGCCACCATAATGGGTTAAATGTCGCTGTTCCTTAGATGAACTGGCAGCCCTGGAACTGTGAAAAAAAGTGCTTTCATCACTATATTGGCGCTGGTGGTGGTAACCATAAGCAGACTGTGCAAAACGAACATCGGTGCTGGACAAAGAAGACTGCAGCCTATTATTACTCCCTGGGCTGTTGCTATATCTATCATCAGAGGAAGGCCAACTATAGTCCAAGTTAAGATCAGGTCTATAGGTGGCATTATTGGTCCTTTTCCCATCACTCACTCGTATCATTCTTCGCTGCTGATCTGCAGCTTCTGATCTCCATTGACTCCTTGGCTGAGATCGGTTGAGAACAGTAAAGTGCTGGGTGCTGGCTGTCTCCGAGTATGCAGGACTCTGGGCTTTCTCATGGCTTTTGGTAGCAGCAAAGCTATCACTACGGAgaggtggagggggagggggaggagaagaagatgcTTTCTTCTTATCAGGAACATACCAGACAGGCCCAAAACTGGACCTTCCAGAATTAACAAGCTTGGGATCTGTATTTTCCTCCAGTCGAGGGCTTCTGTTATTCTCATAATGGAGAGTAGATGGCAAACATCCAAGTCTCTCTTCTAGGCTTTGAACGTTATCACTGAAGGACTGGACTTGTTTGCTAGTTCCTGGCTTTGCTGAGTCCCACAGGCCTACCTTATACAGCATGTTTTCTGTGGAAGAGGCATCAGCCTTAGACAAAGTGTGGTCAGGGGTGCTAGAGGTGGTAGAAAACGAGCCATAGGCAGAATCACGCTTGTTTGGATTGCCTAGGTGGTCGATGCTGCTGTTGGATTTTGCAGCAGAAAGTCGTCCATAGGAGTATGGCTGGGAAGGATGGTCCAAGCTGTCCATGCTACCCAGGGAACTGAACTGGTCGGAAGTGCGAAGCAGATTTGTCTGATCCCATGAACTGGACAGGTCGTGGGATGAAGAGCTAGAAAAAGACAAAGCACCAAAggtaaattatttttcagaaatgTTACAACTtaagataaaaaaacaaattataacaatttaaaaaaaagactcataTGTAGAGCTCTTCTATCCATAAATTTAACAAAGCTGAACAATAAAGACTTATGATACAAAAATATGATTGAGTTTACACATGAAATCTATTATTTCTAAATTAACATAAGGCAAAAGAATCTGTAAGCAGAATGAAAGGAAAActataagaattttctttttccattacatGAATAACTTATCatctgagaagaaaaagaaaaatctatgaaAGGAATGCATCATGTGTATACAACTAAGGTACCTTGAAGTCCATTAGAGAGCTATAAATGACAGACACGTACATGGACACTGGAAAGGAATAAGGAGAGTCCAAGTAACCAAACTCCTTTGCTACGTGTGTTTTCAATGCTGGTGCTTCATCACCATTTTACTACATGTatatactatctatctatctacctatactatatgtatatgctatatgtgtatatactatgtatacatatatatgcctgtatactatatatatatacacatatatatatgtctgtataatTCATACTTTAAGTATAAAACATATAAGTATGAATTATACTCACTCTGCCCAGGAATTTTGTGTGAGTGAAGAGCATGACTCCAGTTAAGCTTCATCTCTAATTATTACCATTGCAAGACCTGCTTagtaaatatcattttccaaaaGCTAATTAAGTATGGTTGATAATTAATGTTACCATACTTGGGTCCATGACAGAGAGTATGAGAAACCTAGCTCCCTACAGTACAGGACCTCTTCTGGGATTACTTCCCTAACTCTTACTTATACTAGTAGCAAGTCAGGTCTCCAGAGGACAGATGACTACTAACACCCTAAGAATTCTACAGGTAACCCTAAGGGCTGCTACTCACAGTTTTCCTCCCCCTTACCCCATTGATTATCAGTCACACTTAATTATCTTTTAGAAAATGTATTTACTAAATAGACATATCAAGGACAGTCATTATAGAAacaatccccctccccccacccaaaatgAGGACATAATCCTTTTGCAAACACAAGAACCTCAGGCAGAAT
Proteins encoded:
- the SHROOM2 gene encoding protein Shroom2 isoform X6 gives rise to the protein MDSLDHPSQPYSYGRLSAAKSNSSIDHLGNPNKRDSAYGSFSTTSSTPDHTLSKADASSTENMLYKVGLWDSAKPGTSKQVQSFSDNVQSLEERLGCLPSTLHYENNRSPRLEENTDPKLVNSGRSSFGPVWYVPDKKKASSSPPPPPPPLRSDSFAATKSHEKAQSPAYSETASTQHFTVLNRSQPRSQWRSEAADQQRRMIRVSDGKRTNNATYRPDLNLDYSWPSSDDRYSNSPGSNNRLQSSLSSTDVRFAQSAYGYHHQRQYSDESTFFHSSRAASSSKEQRHLTHYGGHQELPADHIQTCNPAQVRLLSAPASINSAADQRMENTGQSRYYCITKKQAAQGSSQPQLLKDEYWRSGIGTDVSFGPHENLAINMMGQKTKCHLPHCDESSIDFSERNNSYPMDRGGDGWSTGEDEPQKFSHLEKANQKRVAEDFKWGEEESSKISPQKTPMLHSLAQEGKNRSENSQDASIEKPLPFDAQVGKPARRSDRFATTLRNEIQLRRAKLQKSRSTATLTGTNEEEECTDGWKTETGENFNTTSEGSFNNTYKDHLKEAQARVLRATSFKRRDLEPSSTDHYSKSSPERKANGYSSSSLLTLDSDSASHFFDGSQARASTSGNGMQHVPRIGGRKRFTAEQKLKSYSEPEKINEVGISGDYHNPCHYPNTSGEAMGSFADRWKFFEETSKPSHHRPGQRQAIYGLPKEQIDRPGRKSYGHVGGEQWYQKRTRTSSFGEDLNYSSSKVEKVGKSEQPQRLGTFAEYQASWKEQRKPLEARSSGRYHSADDILDASLEQHDKPQYIHERSRSSPSTEHYKQEPSAGVRRQADDSGEDRNYIRSKISTDEGNSNLSFFSKLTVSLQPPLSKEQTCILSGSQRPVDTEHQGESPEGKRDPLAISSNSKSTEPSHTREPLVSPQESRGRSGTLPSDYRYSEENEKEEIQGSDVPLQTCSEAHAKNESVNPSSQDREEDSWWIDSAPFSKRRGPAPQRPPPPRRDTSKYRRQDCSTTSVGSSSEYLLAVPSRPVQSQSPNSPDVYVNPLTLPQSPSTFSEKLTSAQLQDSRQPASSENDCQPLNEETSNLKPEAVLSSKYRHLPKSGMESSRSPSPQFAPQKLTDKPPLLVQDENSARIERVIDNNTTVKMVPIKIVHSESHAEKESRQNLVSTMEPPALPSGLEKDQIKTLSTSEQSYSRFCAYTRQGVEPEAENKARVSDSEPAEALGYNLKDSDASIPVVSYMKAKEKTLEDLKSEELAREIVGKDKSLADILDPSAKIKTTMDLMEGIFPKDEHLLEEAQQRRKLLPKVPSPKIAEEKKEEQSMPSAISLTTNSTYYSTSAPKAELLIKMKDMQEQQHQQIAEDSEDELDHDLSEKKQELIDSISRKLKVLREARESLLEDIQNNNALGDEVEAIVKDVCKPNEFDKFRMFIGDLDKVVNLLLSLSGRLARVENALNNLDENTSPEEQRTLLEKQKLLTRQHEDAKELKENVDRRERVVFDILASYLSGESLADYEHFVKMKSALIIEQRELEDKIKLGEEQLKCLTESLPPERAK
- the SHROOM2 gene encoding protein Shroom2 isoform X3 encodes the protein MENAETRGSRQERFPDKDPRLNPLFAEPGQPPQPLMMVLEPRGTDGHRLVEVLLTGGAPWGFTLKGGKEHGEPLIITKIEEGSKAAAVDKLLAGDEIVGINDIGLSGFRQEAICLVKGSHKTLKLVVKRRNDVGCRPHSWHATKFTESHPENVSSQSNVCTSWHSRYHASSSSHDLSSSWDQTNLLRTSDQFSSLGSMDSLDHPSQPYSYGRLSAAKSNSSIDHLGNPNKRDSAYGSFSTTSSTPDHTLSKADASSTENMLYKVGLWDSAKPGTSKQVQSFSDNVQSLEERLGCLPSTLHYENNRSPRLEENTDPKLVNSGRSSFGPVWYVPDKKKASSSPPPPPPPLRSDSFAATKSHEKAQSPAYSETASTQHFTVLNRSQPRSQWRSEAADQQRRMIRVSDGKRTNNATYRPDLNLDYSWPSSDDRYSNSPGSNNRLQSSLSSTDVRFAQSAYGYHHQRQYSDESTFFHSSRAASSSKEQRHLTHYGGHQELPADHIQTCNPAQVRLLSAPASINSAADQRMENTGQSRYYCITKKQAAQGSSQPQLLKDEYWRSGIGTDVSFGPHENLAINMMGQKTKCHLPHCDESSIDFSERNNSYPMDRGGDGWSTGEDEPQKFSHLEKANQKRVAEDFKWGEEESSKISPQKTPMLHSLAQEGKNRSENSQDASIEKPLPFDAQVGKPARRSDRFATTLRNEIQLRRAKLQKSRSTATLTGTNEEEECTDGWKTETGENFNTTSEGSFNNTYKDHLKEAQARVLRATSFKRRDLEPSSTDHYSKSSPERKANGYSSSSLLTLDSDSASHFFDGSQARASTSGNGMQHVPRIGGRKRFTAEQKLKSYSEPEKINEVGISGDYHNPCHYPNTSGEAMGSFADRWKFFEETSKPSHHRPGQRQAIYGLPKEQIDRPGRKSYGHVGGEQWYQKRTRTSSFGEDLNYSSSKVEKVGKSEQPQRLGTFAEYQASWKEQRKPLEARSSGRYHSADDILDASLEQHDKPQYIHERSRSSPSTEHYKQEPSAGVRRQADDSGEDRNYIRSKISTDEGNSNLSFFSKLTVSLQPPLSKEQTCILSGSQRPVDTEHQGESPEGKRDPLAISSNSKSTEPSHTREPLVSPQESRGRSGTLPSDYRYSEENEKEEIQGSDVPLQTCSEAHAKNESVNPSSQDREEDSWWIDSAPFSKRRGPAPQRPPPPRRDTSKYRRQDCSTTSVGSSSEYLLAVPSRPVQSQSPNSPDVYVNPLTLPQSPSTFSEKLTSAQLQDSRQPASSENDCQPLNEETSNLKPEAVLSSKYRHLPKSGMESSRSPSPQFAPQKLTDKPPLLVQDENSARIERVIDNNTTVKMVPIKIVHSESHAEKESRQNLVSTMEPPALPSGLEKDQIKTLSTSEQSYSRFCAYTRQGVEPEAENKARVSDSEPAEALGYNLKDSDASIPVVSYMKAKEKTLEDLKSEELAREIVGKDKSLADILDPSAKIKTTMDLMEGIFPKDEHLLEEAQQRRKLLPKVPSPKIAEEKKEEQSMPSAISLTTNSTYYSTSAPKAELLIKMKDMQEQQHQQIAEDSEDELDHDLSEKKQELIDSISRKLKVLREARESLLEDIQNNNALGDEVEAIVKDVCKPNEFDKFRMFIGDLDKVVNLLLSLSGRLARVENALNNLDENTSPEEQRTLLEKQKLLTRQHEDAKELKENVDRRERVVFDILASYLSGESLADYEHFVKMKSALIIEQRELEDKIKLGEEQLKCLTESLPPERAK